The proteins below come from a single Deltaproteobacteria bacterium genomic window:
- a CDS encoding DUF559 domain-containing protein translates to MGALVGVSKLLRKKSTNTENDLWYYLRSRRLKGLKFRRQPILGAYIVDFVCLEKGCGVLRFWNNEFYENREGVLSQILEASEWTPHPTLSPKGRGE, encoded by the coding sequence ATGGGTGCACTGGTTGGCGTTTCAAAATTACTCCGAAAGAAAAGTACAAATACAGAAAATGATCTTTGGTACTATTTGAGGTCCAGGCGTTTAAAGGGATTGAAATTTAGAAGACAACCTATTCTTGGAGCTTATATTGTGGATTTCGTATGTTTGGAAAAGGGGTGCGGAGTATTACGATTTTGGAACAATGAATTTTATGAGAACCGTGAGGGAGTGTTGAGTCAGATATTGGAAGCAAGTGAATGGACCCCTCACCCTACCCTCTCCCCCAAGGGGAGAGGGGAATAA